The genomic region TCTTTCAACACAGCGATGTCTTTGTAtgccgtatttaaaggtttcagtatgtcgttttcttgttcgaattgtatgtaaacagcACTTTTggcatctacaatttcgtttcctgcaatgcccttatgtccgggtacccagtagatgtgtaaccgtctgtctgcggctagtctttctatggcttccctggtcctaagaacgtttttatattaaatttcatatgagtttattgcctttattgccgcttgactgtcagcgtatatatttatgttgggGTTGCTCGATGTCATTTctagtgctatttctgcagcctcctctaccgcaaagacttctgcttgaaaaatactgcaatggtcagggagcttaattggccgcctgatgtccagctctgcgcaataaatcccTGCACCTACTCTGTCCATCATTTTGAaccgtcagtaaatatattaagcgcATTGGGGCTAGGTTTCATATTTCTTTTCCACCCCTCTTCTTCTACTGTTATTCGGAATCTCTTCACCCAATTGTATTTCGGAGTTACCATTTTGCGtgtatttggtattttttataccaataaaatttgaaagtttatAAAACTATTAATTGCGTGGCGAAATGTTGAGTAAACGTAAGCATAATATGTACCCGTAGCAGgaaaaaaaaaaggttgtctgtaaagtcggtttactgacgatagtttaacgtgataacgtcataagaaaatactgattgaatgattgcatttttcaaaagaaaattttaattttatttgtttgatagatattttgtatggatatagagaatgagttaacattaacataacataatatactttaacataacataacataacataacataacataacataacataacataacataacataacataacataacataacataacataacataacataacacaacacaacacaacataacataacataacataacataacataacataacataacataacataacataacataacataacataacataacataacataacataacataacataacataacataacataacataacataacataacataacataacataacataacataacataacatagcataacataacataacataacataacatgctgttcaagcaaggtaacgacgcatgagcaagataacgacgcattttttggtgcgtgcagccggctgcatagaattataagacgttatcacgtcaaaaaataataataacattaaaacaacaggtattattaacaaacttggttttactttaaattcttcaagtaaatcaaattaataataatcaataagaaggcatatgcaaatacaaatacgtgaatttatatatgtacatatgcgcatatacatacacatatacgctcacttaagtaggagagagcaagatgtcgaacgttgccgttcctttgctttgtttgctttgtcgttcgttccgcgctttcgcttgcagttcattcaaggtaacggcaatgagcaaggtaacactaatgagcaaggtaacgacacattttttcgtgcgtgcagcctgttaaatcgaattataagacgttatcacgtcaaaatgtcCTCCTAAGTGTTTAGACTCCAAACGAccgaaggtttgtcattgcttgccgagaACCAACCACCGACCGCTATTACCTATCATTTTGCTctttcatgcaaggagattcgaacctacgcactcccgaatggtagtcgctaACCAAACCATTCGGCGGCGGTGATGTGACGGTCATTGGCTGAAtataatggtgctcacactcaccatcGTGAACGGACGaacgtatcagctgacacgatgaaactaatgagatccccatgtaaataaattttcagcaCCGTTTCGTTCCGTAGTATCATATGATACGGgtgtacgtttacgttggtgaatGTGAGCTCCATAAATCTAAATCGTTGCGATAACGtcaaaccgactgtcgtgggggTGGAGGAAATGTTCACAACGGGTTATTTACTTCAGAAGGATATTTTTAAAGGCCTGTTTTTCTGCTCTTTTTTAGTTACACAGTGAAACTAGCACTGAAAAAGCGACTTAGCACGTCATAAAAGAGGAAAGCTTAAACGTAAGGCACCGAAATCAATTAGCGAAAGCGGTGACACTGGTTCGCCGCAATTCAATGTTGCACTGCCGCAATTCAATGCTGCTGTCAGCTGATCGTTGCGTTGCTTTCTCATTTATCAGTGTTCGCTTACAAACAATCCTGTAGTTAACTACAACTAAGTTTTAAAATGTCAACAAATGGTAAATATGAATAAGAATAGAtgttttatggaaatattttcactgaaatgaaacataaaatttcccCAGGTATCGCGCCGAAAAGGGCGAAAATGGAGACAAAATTTACGCCGAATGGCAAAGTCAAGGAGGAGCCCGATGAATATGGTAAGAACAACCcggttgcaaatattttattactagTAACACAATAACTTACAGAACTAGAACCCTCTGCTTTCAATCCAAAATACCGTGTTTGTCCATACCTGGACACCATAAATCGCCACTTATTGGATTTTGATTTCGAgaaattgtgttccatatcaCTGACTCGCATAAATGTTTACGCCTGCCTGGTGTGCGGAAAATACTTTCAAGGTCGGGGTACCAACACGCACGCTTATACGCATTCCGTATCCGAGGCGCACCACGTCTTTCTCAATCTACAGACGCTGCGTTTCTATTGCCTGCCAGATAATTATGAAATTATCGACTCTTCACTGGACGACATTAAATATGTGCTGAATCCGACTTTTGAACCCAAGGACATAAGGCAGCTGGATCGCTCGGAACCGAAATACTCACGCACAGTCGATGGTACACTTTATCTGCCCGGTGTGGTAGGACTGAACAACATAAAGGCCAACGACTACTGCAATGTGGTGCTGCACGCGCTCTCGCACGTGGGTCCGTTGCGCGACTATTTCCTGCGTGAacaaagttatgcaaaaatcaAGAGGCCACCAGGTGATTCCATCTTCAATTTGGTGCAACGATTTGGCGAGCTGATGCGAAAAATGTGGAATCCACGGAATTTCAAGGCACACGTGTCGCCGCACGAAATGCTGCAGGCAGTGGTATTATGGTCCAATAAACGCTTTCAGATAACCGAACAAGGTGATCCGATTGATTTTCTATCGTGGTTCTTACACACATTACATCGCGCCATGAAGGGTAACAAGAAGCCAGATTCGTCCATTATCTACAAAATCTTTTTGGGTGAGATGAAAATTTATACGCGCAAAATTCCACCGGTGGAGCTTGATGATACGCAGAAGTCGTTGCTACTTGCCACAGAGGAATATCAGGAAAAATGTGAGGACTCAAACTTCTTATATCTCACATGTGATCTGCCACCGCCACCGTTATTCACCgatgaatttcgtgaaaatATTATACCGCAGGTGAACCTTTACCAGTTGCTCGCGAAATTCAATGGCACCACCGAAAAGGAATACAATACATATAAGGATAATTTTCTAAAACGTTTCGAAATCACGCGGCTGCCACAGTATATCATACTGTATATCAAACGATTCACAAAGAACACTTTCTTTCTGGAGAAAAATCCTACAATAGTTAATTTTCCCATTAAGTATgtgaaacaatttgtttttaatgcattgcaatgtttttttcaatgactTTTTACTTACAGAAATGTAGACTTTGGCGATATTTTGTCAATGAAGAACCGCGAGCTGCTCAAAAATACCAAATACAATTTAGTGGCGAACATTGTGCATGATGGTGAACCGAAAAAGGGTACTTATCGTGCGCATATATTGCACAAAGCCAATGGTCAGTGGTATGAAATGCAAGATTTGCACGTAACCGAAATATTGCCACAAATGATAACACTCACAGAATCCTATATTCAAATTTATGAGCGCAATAATGAATTATAGAATACAACATTTgtgagtaaataaatttatttttagataaatgtgtaataaataaaaattaaatttgtattttaaagaaGTCAGAGTTTTGTATGAGGCtgcaattttaaaaaacaaattggtaGAGGAGCTCGACCAACACCTAATAGaagagtacgcgccaattattattattttttaactattaacaGTTGTTAGGCGTAAATGCACCGcctaatatagggtttttcagtaacagcgcttcaacttttgaacttttttgaataaaacacaaacggtttgacttttttaactattttttttttattatcgagtttaaacatatacatttaagtatgaaattcgatttcttttgcatgaccaccgcgtgcacgttttacgaattccaatcgttgaacccaattttcgaccactcttttgcataaatcggccgaaattccagcaatttcgcgttcaatattggctctgagctcacaaatcgtcgccggcttgttactgtagaccaatgacttcacataaccccataacgggacggcttgttaaatggaccgtaaaatggccgtaatgctcttaaagtagcagcaacagaacgattattttcataaaaaatttgcacgatttgcaatcgttgctcaagtgtgtagcgttccatgatgaaatgtatactaatgaagtttacaaatgacaagcgaaaaataaaaaatattacgtcgttcgccctccctatcggaaaaaagttgaagcgcacctattgaacaaccctatatatacatatattagatatatatattaaaaatataattggcgcgtacaccccttttggatgtttggccgagctcctcctcctatttgtgggatgcgtcttgatgttgttcaacaaatggagggatctacagtttcaagctgacttcgaacggtagatattttttatggggagctttttcatggcagaaatgcactcggaggcttgtcattgcctgccgaggagcgaccgctattagaaaaacgttttctccattttggtgtttcacgaagATTTGAACCTACATATTCTCCGAATTCTGACTTgtagtaacgcaccaacccattcggctacggcggccgcccaatgCTATTTAATTAATCAAAATGCATGtgttttgtttctaaaaaaccTTAAATGAATGTTGTCTCAAATTTCAGTGCTTCTAGCGCATGCGTCGGCTCTCCTACATCTATTACAGTTAACTGACATTAGTGGCATCTTCAAATGTTGTCTTCTTTCCACACTTTTTACCTTGTCCACCGCTACtatgtgtggcatgtggcgaCAAACAAAATATCGATTCACTTGCTAAAATTAAAAGGTGTCACTAAGGCATTAGAAATCACGCAacgtaattttttcacttcgagAAGCAAAGTGTTgagattttatattaaatatggcTGAAGGCACATACGAATATGAATGCATGAGAGCGGAATTGTTAGGGATCGAGAAGCCAAATGAGGAGGAATTCGAGAAGGTGCGCGCCGAACGCTTGAAACGTGAACAAGAGGAGCAAGAGACTGCCGAGGCTGCGGTAACCATTTCATAATTCGCctgtatttgtacaatatttggaATTTCGCATTTTTAGCTTTTAGAGCAACAGGAGGACCAAATGCGTAATGTAGGTGGACGTTTAGATGAATTGAATACAATACTCTCGTCGACACAGCAAAAATTGAATCGCTTCAAACAAACAGCCTGTGGTAGCCTCTCGAACATATTCAATCGAGGCTCAGTAGATTTAGTAGATGGCACACCATCCACCTCGGCGACAGCCAGTCGACGCAACACTACCGCAACTGGTGGCAGCATTAGTGGTCATAATGATGGCAAAAACGATACAGACATCAATAGTACTGGAGAAGATCGTGATGGCAAGGAGCAGGAAGATTCGGGAGACATAAAGCCCATCATACCGACAGAGCGTATCAAAGCCAAAATGGATATACAAAAGAAGATGAGCTCACATTTAGACAAATTAGACACATTAATTAAC from Anastrepha obliqua isolate idAnaObli1 chromosome 2, idAnaObli1_1.0, whole genome shotgun sequence harbors:
- the LOC129239285 gene encoding U4/U6.U5 tri-snRNP-associated protein 2; this encodes MSTNGIAPKRAKMETKFTPNGKVKEEPDEYELEPSAFNPKYRVCPYLDTINRHLLDFDFEKLCSISLTRINVYACLVCGKYFQGRGTNTHAYTHSVSEAHHVFLNLQTLRFYCLPDNYEIIDSSLDDIKYVLNPTFEPKDIRQLDRSEPKYSRTVDGTLYLPGVVGLNNIKANDYCNVVLHALSHVGPLRDYFLREQSYAKIKRPPGDSIFNLVQRFGELMRKMWNPRNFKAHVSPHEMLQAVVLWSNKRFQITEQGDPIDFLSWFLHTLHRAMKGNKKPDSSIIYKIFLGEMKIYTRKIPPVELDDTQKSLLLATEEYQEKCEDSNFLYLTCDLPPPPLFTDEFRENIIPQVNLYQLLAKFNGTTEKEYNTYKDNFLKRFEITRLPQYIILYIKRFTKNTFFLEKNPTIVNFPIKNVDFGDILSMKNRELLKNTKYNLVANIVHDGEPKKGTYRAHILHKANGQWYEMQDLHVTEILPQMITLTESYIQIYERNNEL
- the LOC129237808 gene encoding uncharacterized protein LOC129237808 — translated: MAEGTYEYECMRAELLGIEKPNEEEFEKVRAERLKREQEEQETAEAALLEQQEDQMRNVGGRLDELNTILSSTQQKLNRFKQTACGSLSNIFNRGSVDLVDGTPSTSATASRRNTTATGGSISGHNDGKNDTDINSTGEDRDGKEQEDSGDIKPIIPTERIKAKMDIQKKMSSHLDKLDTLINKADNAEISMSEQTKQMRHMAK